In a single window of the Antennarius striatus isolate MH-2024 chromosome 3, ASM4005453v1, whole genome shotgun sequence genome:
- the cyb561a3a gene encoding lysosomal membrane ascorbate-dependent ferrireductase CYB561A3 isoform X1 yields MSYQLLLNVGQQVHRAVPCSSSRPPAPDPLSLCQLNVTEPGSEISAEPEKQEPTDLSRMRSAVVFYILYVLCLVLGLACVVCVCVWNSHWYGGFAWSGSPLQFNWHPVLMVTGLVVLYGFGAVVYRIPLTWAQNKLPWKLLHAALMLLALILSIVGLRAVFEVHDAENIPRLYSVHSWVGITATTFFAIQWVMGVAGFLLPWSPMWLRKVLKPIHVLFGGSIITLSIIASISGINEKLIFSLGKAGGPQYKELPPEAIFGNSLGVLIVAFGLVVFMILSNPKWQRPDSIPGEMTYSPLIQDDNE; encoded by the exons ATGAGTTACCAACTACTGCTAAATGTCGG GCAGCAGGTGCACCGAGCCGTCCCGTGCTCCTCCAGCCGCCCCCCCGCCCCAgaccctctctccctctgccaGCTCAACGTCACCGAACCCGGAAGTGAGATTTCAGCTGAAccggagaaacaggaa CCTACAGATCTGTCCAGGATGAGGTCCGCTGTGGTcttctacatactgtatgtgctgtgTTTGGTCCTGGGCCTGGCCTGCGtggtatgcgtgtgtgtgtggaacagCCACTGGTACGGGGGATTTGCCTGGAGCGGCTCTCCTCTGCAGTTCAACTGGCACCCTGTTCTGATGGTAACGGGTCTGGTTGTGCTTTACGGCTTTG GAGCTGTGGTGTACCGCATCCCCCTGACCTGGGCTCAGAATAAACTCCCATGGAAGCTGCTGCATGCTGCGCTGATGCTCCTCGCCTTGATCCTGTCGATCGTTGGGCTGCGTGCTGTTTTTGAAGTTCATGATGCTGAAAACATCCCAAGGCTATACTCGGTGCACAGCTGGGTCGGAATCACCGCCACGACTTTCTTCGCCATACAG TGGGTGATGGGTGTGGCTGGCTTCCTCCTGCCCTGGTCCCCTATGTGGCTACGAAAAGTCCTGAAACCCATACATGTGCTGTTTGGAGGAAGTATTATCACACTCAGCATCATCGCAAGCATCTCTGGAATCAATGAGAAACTCATCTTTTCTCT agGGAAAGCTGGCGGCCCACAGTACAAAGAACTTCCACCTGAGGCCATCTTTGGAAATTCACTTGGAGTTTTGATTGTAGCTTTTGGTTTGGTCGTCTTCATGATTTTGTCCAACCCTAAATGGCAGCGACCGGACTCGATTCCAGGGGAGATGACTTACTCT CCGTTGATTCAAGACGATAATGAGTGA
- the cyb561a3a gene encoding lysosomal membrane ascorbate-dependent ferrireductase CYB561A3 isoform X2: protein MRSAVVFYILYVLCLVLGLACVVCVCVWNSHWYGGFAWSGSPLQFNWHPVLMVTGLVVLYGFGAVVYRIPLTWAQNKLPWKLLHAALMLLALILSIVGLRAVFEVHDAENIPRLYSVHSWVGITATTFFAIQWVMGVAGFLLPWSPMWLRKVLKPIHVLFGGSIITLSIIASISGINEKLIFSLGKAGGPQYKELPPEAIFGNSLGVLIVAFGLVVFMILSNPKWQRPDSIPGEMTYSPLIQDDNE from the exons ATGAGGTCCGCTGTGGTcttctacatactgtatgtgctgtgTTTGGTCCTGGGCCTGGCCTGCGtggtatgcgtgtgtgtgtggaacagCCACTGGTACGGGGGATTTGCCTGGAGCGGCTCTCCTCTGCAGTTCAACTGGCACCCTGTTCTGATGGTAACGGGTCTGGTTGTGCTTTACGGCTTTG GAGCTGTGGTGTACCGCATCCCCCTGACCTGGGCTCAGAATAAACTCCCATGGAAGCTGCTGCATGCTGCGCTGATGCTCCTCGCCTTGATCCTGTCGATCGTTGGGCTGCGTGCTGTTTTTGAAGTTCATGATGCTGAAAACATCCCAAGGCTATACTCGGTGCACAGCTGGGTCGGAATCACCGCCACGACTTTCTTCGCCATACAG TGGGTGATGGGTGTGGCTGGCTTCCTCCTGCCCTGGTCCCCTATGTGGCTACGAAAAGTCCTGAAACCCATACATGTGCTGTTTGGAGGAAGTATTATCACACTCAGCATCATCGCAAGCATCTCTGGAATCAATGAGAAACTCATCTTTTCTCT agGGAAAGCTGGCGGCCCACAGTACAAAGAACTTCCACCTGAGGCCATCTTTGGAAATTCACTTGGAGTTTTGATTGTAGCTTTTGGTTTGGTCGTCTTCATGATTTTGTCCAACCCTAAATGGCAGCGACCGGACTCGATTCCAGGGGAGATGACTTACTCT CCGTTGATTCAAGACGATAATGAGTGA